The genome window CAAGAAGCGAACCAACCCATGGCGTCTTTGGCGGTGACCTTTGAGAACGCTACGCTGATGGCTGCATCTAGTTGCTCCGGTGTGCGGGCCTCCAGGCTGCGCAGCGAGTTCTTGATCTTGCTCCACATCTTCTCAATCGGGTTGAGGTCCGGCGAGTAAGCTGGAAGGAAGCGCACCTCGGCTCCCACCGCCTCGACAAGCCTCTGGACTTCTGGACTCTTATGCACCGACAGATTGTCCATGACCACGATATCTCCCGATCTCAACGTCGGGCAGAGCACCTGCTCAATGTAAGTGACAAAAGCTG of Prosthecobacter debontii contains these proteins:
- a CDS encoding transposase, with product AFVTYIEQVLCPTLRSGDIVVMDNLSVHKSPEVQRLVEAVGAEVRFLPAYSPDLNPIEKMWSKIKNSLRSLEARTPEQLDAAISVAFSKVTAKDAMGWFASCGYSII